GCCCCGAGCTGAGCATCAGCCAGGAACGGGCCGCCGGGTTCAAAGAGGCCCTGGCCGGTTTCAACGGCGAAGTGCTGGTCGAGCACGGTGAGGCGTTCAGCCGCGAGTGCGGCAAGCAGCTGATGGAAGAAATGCTACAGCGCCTGGGGCATTTGCCGGATGCACTGGTGACCACTTCCTACGTGTTGCTACAGGGCGTGTTCGATGCCTTGCACGACTACCCGCTGAAATCCCGACCGCTGCGCCTCGGCACTTTCGGAGACACCCAACTGCTCGACTTCCTGCCACTGCCGGTCAACGCCATGGCTCAACAACACCAGCTGATTGCCGATAAAGCCCTGGCCCTGGCACTGGCTGCCATCGAGCAATCCGATTATCAACCCGGCGTGCAGGCCATCGCCCGTACTTTCAAGCAGCGTATTCGCCAGGACTGAACCGTGGAGTTGATCGACACCCACACTCACCTCGACTTTCCCGACTTTGACGACGATCGTCAGGCACTGATGGCCGAAAGCCGTGCCCTCGGGGTGCGGCGAATGGTGGTGTTGGGGGTTTATCAAGGCAACTGGCAGCGTGTCTGGGACCTGGTGCAAAGCGATCCCGACCTGCATGCAGCCTTCGGTTTGCACCCGGTGTACCTGGACGATCACCGCCCGGAAGATTTAACCGAACTCGCTGATTGGTTGAGCCGCTGGGCCGGTCACCGACAGTTGTGCGCGGTGGGCGAGATTGGTCTGGATTACTTTATCGAAACTCTCGATCGCGACCGCCAACAAGCGTTGTTCGACGCCCAACTGCAACTGGCGGCAAATTTCAACTTACCGGCGTTGATCCATGTACGGCGCAGTCATGCGGCGGTGATTGCCACGCTCAAACGCTTCAAGTTGAAACGTGCCGGCATCATCCACGCGTTCGCTGGCAGCAGGGAAGAAGCCCGCGAGTACATCAAGCTCGGATTCAAACTCGGCCTTGGCGGCGCGGCGACCTGGCCACAAGCGTTGCGCATGCACCGCGTCCTCGCCGAGCTGCCGCTGGAATCGGTAGTGCTGGAAACCGACGCACCGGACATGGCGCCCGCCATGTTCCCCGGCCAACGCAACAGCCCTGCCCACCTGCCGGCAATCTGCGCGGCACTGGCTGAAATCATGGCGATCAGCCCCGAGCAACTGGCCGCCGCCAGCACCGCCAATGCCTGTCAGCTGTTCAACTGGTAACAGACAACCCAAAAAAACTGTAGGAGCGAGCCTGCTCGCGATGATCCAGAGAACGACGCGGGGGGTGTCAGGTTACCCGCGCCATCGCTGACGACCATCGCGAGCAGGCTCGCTCCTACAGGATCACCGCGTGTTTGTTTAAACGCGGAACGCGCTGATCAGCTGTTTGAGTTCCACCACCTGAGCCGACAACGCGCGGCTGGCGTCCTCGGTCTGGTGCGCACCTTCGGCGGTGCGCTCACCCGCGCGGTTGATCTCGACGATGTTCTGATCGATGTCGTGGGCCACGGCGGTTTGCTGCTCCACGGCGGCGGCGATCTGTTGGTTCTGATCGACGATCATGCCCACGGCGCCGAGGATGTTCTCCAACGCCAACTGGACTTTTTCCGACTGCCCAACCGTGCCATTTGCCATTTCATGGCTGACACCCATCGCCTTCACCGCCGCGCCGACACCGCCGTGGAGCTTGGCGATCATCTGCTCGATTTCTTCGGTTGATTGCTGAGTGCGTTTGGCCA
The Pseudomonas sp. MYb327 DNA segment above includes these coding regions:
- a CDS encoding TatD family hydrolase; amino-acid sequence: MELIDTHTHLDFPDFDDDRQALMAESRALGVRRMVVLGVYQGNWQRVWDLVQSDPDLHAAFGLHPVYLDDHRPEDLTELADWLSRWAGHRQLCAVGEIGLDYFIETLDRDRQQALFDAQLQLAANFNLPALIHVRRSHAAVIATLKRFKLKRAGIIHAFAGSREEAREYIKLGFKLGLGGAATWPQALRMHRVLAELPLESVVLETDAPDMAPAMFPGQRNSPAHLPAICAALAEIMAISPEQLAAASTANACQLFNW